The following proteins are encoded in a genomic region of Galbibacter sp. BG1:
- a CDS encoding gliding motility-associated C-terminal domain-containing protein: protein MPYSFNHTKAFGYLLLFLVCFYAKSYTQNSNEPIVLTPGSTLTINAFSEGATGYVWLRNNTVIENYTESSYLVTKDGSYAAIAYNDQDCTSEISDTIRVLFVEDDEEEPDDPIFGVQYFCGRASPTLMDIETYNENIVWFSSEDITESLPATTVLEEGRTYYGVNPETNTKFNVEVFLDYCIDFAIQKEVDRARVSKGEQVTFTITLTNTSGIDGKDIMVTDKLPSGFEYVNHTTNIGTYNSTSGIWEIQDFNNEEMAVLKILVKVADIGSYLNTATLEYSSPEDFITENNVAEAEVFPNCLNIYNILTPNNDGKNDTFTIACIEDYPNNKLQIFNRNGSLVYSKNGYRNSWDGVASVKGVVNRDGKLPSGVYYYVLELDENTKAMTGWLYIAY, encoded by the coding sequence GTGCCTTATTCATTTAACCATACAAAAGCCTTTGGGTATTTGTTACTATTTCTGGTATGCTTTTATGCGAAAAGCTACACCCAAAACAGTAACGAACCCATTGTTTTAACTCCCGGAAGTACGTTGACCATAAATGCTTTTTCCGAAGGAGCCACTGGTTATGTGTGGTTACGAAACAATACTGTGATTGAAAATTATACTGAAAGCAGCTATTTGGTAACCAAAGATGGTTCGTATGCAGCTATTGCCTATAACGACCAGGATTGTACATCAGAAATTTCTGACACCATTCGCGTTCTATTTGTTGAAGATGATGAAGAAGAACCTGATGACCCCATATTTGGAGTGCAATATTTCTGCGGAAGGGCTTCGCCTACCTTAATGGATATAGAAACCTATAACGAAAATATTGTGTGGTTTTCTTCTGAAGATATTACTGAAAGTTTGCCCGCTACAACCGTATTGGAAGAAGGGAGGACCTATTACGGAGTTAATCCTGAAACCAATACGAAGTTCAATGTAGAAGTGTTTTTAGATTATTGTATTGATTTTGCTATTCAGAAGGAAGTAGACCGTGCTCGAGTGTCCAAAGGTGAGCAGGTGACATTCACCATAACCTTAACCAATACTTCTGGTATTGATGGAAAAGACATCATGGTTACCGATAAATTGCCATCGGGTTTTGAATACGTAAACCATACAACCAACATAGGAACTTATAATAGTACCTCTGGTATATGGGAAATTCAAGACTTTAACAATGAGGAAATGGCTGTACTGAAAATTCTGGTAAAGGTAGCCGATATTGGAAGCTACTTGAACACGGCAACCTTAGAATATTCTTCCCCTGAAGATTTTATTACTGAAAATAATGTCGCCGAAGCGGAAGTTTTCCCGAACTGCCTAAACATTTACAATATCCTTACACCAAATAATGATGGCAAAAACGACACATTCACCATAGCGTGTATTGAAGATTACCCTAATAACAAGCTTCAAATATTCAATAGAAATGGAAGTTTGGTTTATTCCAAAAATGGATACCGTAACAGTTGGGATGGTGTTGCAAGTGTTAAAGGGGTTGTTAATAGAGATGGCAAATTGCCTAGTGGCGTATATTATTATGTGTTGGAGTTAGATGAAAACACCAAAGCAATGACAGGCTGGCTATACATCGCATATTAA
- the pdeM gene encoding ligase-associated DNA damage response endonuclease PdeM, whose product MTQTIEIRNNHFVLHPLGGAYWQEKEMLLIADVHLGKATHFRKEGIAIPLKTMHKNYFNLDKLIEYFKPKTISFLGDLFHSKINKEWLYFEDWCSEVSAKLILIKGNHDIIAEEKFKNLDILLMEDWQSNSFFLTHHPEEAEGVFNICGHVHPGIHLKGPGRQKLKLPCFYQTENQLILPAFGDFTGNFSLKPTKKDKVFAVTPDEVILVSG is encoded by the coding sequence ATGACCCAAACCATCGAAATTAGAAATAATCATTTTGTTTTGCACCCCTTGGGCGGGGCGTATTGGCAGGAGAAAGAAATGTTGCTCATCGCCGATGTGCACTTAGGCAAAGCCACGCATTTTAGAAAAGAAGGGATTGCCATTCCGCTAAAAACAATGCATAAAAACTATTTTAATCTGGATAAGCTAATTGAATATTTTAAACCGAAAACAATCAGTTTTTTGGGAGACCTTTTCCATAGTAAAATCAATAAAGAGTGGCTATATTTTGAAGATTGGTGCAGCGAAGTTTCCGCAAAACTGATTTTAATAAAAGGAAACCACGATATTATTGCTGAAGAAAAGTTTAAAAACTTAGATATTTTATTGATGGAAGACTGGCAATCAAACTCATTTTTTCTTACACACCATCCTGAAGAAGCAGAAGGCGTTTTTAATATTTGCGGACATGTACATCCGGGAATTCATTTAAAAGGCCCCGGAAGACAGAAACTGAAATTGCCCTGCTTTTACCAAACCGAAAATCAACTTATATTACCTGCTTTTGGCGATTTTACTGGCAATTTTAGCCTAAAACCGACCAAAAAAGACAAAGTTTTTGCCGTTACCCCCGATGAGGTTATTTTGGTTTCTGGGTGA
- a CDS encoding FdhF/YdeP family oxidoreductase, producing MKTNHTSRKVSPESEIKFTGIELKAPTSYAAGMLGVKVALEHSFKEMGVARSFQALAKMNQKEGFDCPSCAWPDPENRSKLGEYCENGAKALAEEATTKRVDAAFFQKYSVEELSRWSDYEIGKSGRIEAPMFLAEGSSHYQPISWEKAFEIIAEELDQLNNPNGAIFYTSGRSSNEAAFLYGMFARAFGTNNLPDCSNMCHESSGVALGETLGIGKGSVKLEDFYEAEVVLILGQNPGTNHPRMLSALEKCKQNGGKIVSINPLEEAGLVRFKNPQSVGGVLTSGTAISDVHIPIKINEDVALLKLIMKKLAVLAEKDPSVFDHSFIDKFTVGYTSFLSHLASFSEEELLARCGVSEDVINQTVALLAKNKKIIVCWAMGLTQHKNGVENIKECVNLLLLKGSLGKPGAGTCPVRGHSNVQGDRSVGIMHFVNEDLNERIAEVFKFTPPIEEGYDTVRAMEAMHEGNAKVFVGLGGNFVSAASDTYYTAEAFQNCNLTVQISTKLNRSHLITGKKALILPTLGRSEHDKKDGELRFLTVENSMGKVHRTRGVLEPASDWLKSEPEIIGGIANAYFKGKHSVDWLGLSSNYSEIRNKMSEVLPSFKKVEENSKEGGFYLPNNVRELDFSHLPEGKAQFSNCELPEHELVEDEFLLMTIRSHDQFNTTVYGLNDRYRGVYNERRVVFMHPSDMKKIGVERLEKVNLISNYDGKRREALQFLVVPHKIPKGNLAAYFPETNVLVPYNRYADKSYTPISKSIKVTVEKSVV from the coding sequence ATGAAAACAAACCACACTTCCAGAAAAGTATCCCCAGAAAGTGAAATAAAATTCACGGGGATAGAATTAAAAGCGCCAACCAGCTATGCGGCGGGGATGTTGGGCGTTAAAGTAGCTTTGGAGCACAGTTTTAAGGAAATGGGGGTTGCCCGTTCTTTTCAAGCTTTGGCAAAAATGAATCAAAAAGAAGGTTTTGATTGCCCAAGTTGTGCTTGGCCAGACCCAGAAAACCGTTCTAAACTGGGAGAGTATTGCGAAAATGGTGCAAAAGCATTGGCAGAAGAAGCTACCACCAAACGCGTAGATGCAGCATTTTTTCAAAAGTATTCCGTAGAAGAATTATCGCGCTGGAGCGACTACGAGATTGGTAAAAGCGGTCGTATTGAAGCACCCATGTTTTTAGCGGAAGGAAGCTCGCACTACCAACCCATCTCTTGGGAAAAGGCTTTTGAAATTATCGCAGAAGAACTTGATCAATTAAATAACCCTAACGGAGCCATTTTTTATACCTCTGGTCGGTCTAGCAATGAAGCGGCTTTTTTATACGGAATGTTCGCCCGTGCTTTTGGCACCAACAATTTGCCGGATTGCTCGAATATGTGCCACGAATCCAGTGGCGTTGCCCTCGGTGAGACCTTGGGAATAGGCAAAGGTTCGGTAAAGTTGGAAGATTTTTATGAGGCTGAGGTTGTTCTTATTCTGGGTCAGAATCCGGGTACCAATCACCCAAGAATGTTGTCGGCACTGGAAAAATGCAAGCAGAACGGTGGAAAGATTGTAAGTATAAATCCGTTGGAAGAAGCAGGCTTGGTTCGGTTTAAAAATCCGCAATCCGTTGGCGGCGTTCTTACTTCTGGAACCGCCATTAGCGATGTACATATCCCTATTAAAATCAATGAAGATGTGGCGCTTTTAAAGCTAATTATGAAGAAATTAGCTGTTTTAGCAGAAAAGGACCCCTCCGTTTTCGACCATTCTTTTATTGATAAGTTTACTGTTGGTTACACCTCTTTTCTTTCCCATTTAGCTTCTTTTTCAGAAGAAGAATTATTAGCACGCTGCGGAGTTTCCGAAGATGTTATTAACCAAACTGTGGCGCTATTGGCGAAGAATAAAAAAATTATTGTTTGTTGGGCCATGGGCCTTACTCAGCACAAAAATGGGGTGGAAAACATAAAAGAGTGTGTAAATTTATTATTGCTGAAGGGCAGTTTGGGCAAGCCCGGCGCCGGTACTTGTCCTGTTCGTGGGCATAGCAATGTTCAGGGCGACCGTTCTGTGGGTATCATGCATTTTGTAAATGAAGATTTAAATGAAAGAATAGCGGAAGTATTTAAATTCACACCGCCGATTGAAGAAGGCTACGATACCGTTCGCGCCATGGAAGCTATGCATGAAGGGAATGCTAAAGTATTTGTAGGCCTTGGCGGAAATTTTGTTTCGGCAGCTTCAGATACCTATTACACCGCAGAAGCATTTCAAAATTGCAATCTTACCGTACAGATAAGCACGAAATTAAATCGTTCGCACCTTATTACAGGAAAGAAAGCACTAATCTTACCCACTTTGGGAAGGTCTGAACACGACAAAAAAGATGGCGAACTTCGTTTTCTTACCGTTGAAAATAGCATGGGGAAAGTACACAGAACCCGTGGCGTTCTCGAACCGGCTTCCGATTGGTTAAAGAGTGAACCAGAGATTATCGGGGGCATTGCCAACGCTTATTTTAAAGGCAAACATTCAGTAGATTGGTTAGGGTTAAGTAGTAATTATTCCGAAATACGGAATAAAATGAGTGAGGTGCTCCCTTCTTTTAAGAAAGTGGAGGAAAATAGCAAAGAAGGTGGCTTTTACTTGCCAAACAATGTGCGCGAACTTGATTTTAGCCACTTGCCAGAAGGAAAAGCACAGTTTAGTAATTGCGAGCTTCCCGAGCATGAATTGGTAGAAGACGAATTTTTGTTGATGACCATACGTTCTCACGACCAGTTCAACACCACTGTGTACGGACTCAATGATAGGTATCGTGGGGTTTACAATGAGCGAAGGGTGGTTTTTATGCATCCTTCCGACATGAAAAAGATTGGAGTAGAGCGTTTGGAAAAAGTAAATCTAATAAGTAATTACGACGGAAAGCGGCGCGAAGCATTGCAGTTTTTAGTGGTTCCGCATAAAATTCCGAAAGGTAATTTGGCGGCCTATTTTCCAGAAACCAATGTGTTGGTGCCTTACAATCGTTATGCCGACAAAAGCTATACGCCCATTAGCAAATCCATTAAAGTAACCGTAGAAAAATCGGTAGTGTAG